Genomic DNA from Amycolatopsis alba DSM 44262:
CGCGCAGGGTGGCGGCGAGGAAGCCGGCCGCGAAAGCGTCACCGGCGCCGACCGGCTCGACGACGTCGACCTGGAGCGCGGGCGAGAACAGGGGCGCCGCGTCGCCGTCGATCAGGGTCACCCCGCGTTCGCCGTGCTTGACGACCAGCGTCTTCGGACCGGGCAGCGCGGCGCGCAGCCGTTCCGGGTCGCCGGTCCCCCACACCCGTTCGGCCTCGTCTTCTCCGGCGAGCACGATGTCGGCCCGCGCCGCCAGTTCGGCCAGAATCGAAGGATCTCGTCCGGTCCACAGCGCGGGCCGGAAGTTCACGTCGAACGACACCAGCGTGTCGCCGCGCGGGCGTTCCATCAGGGCGCGCACCAGGTCGAGGCAGCCGTCCGAGAGCGCGGGTGTGATCCCGGACAGATGGATGACGCGCACCCCGTCGAGATCGAGTTTCCCCAGCAGCCCGGCGTCCATTCCGGACGCCGCCGAACCCTTGCGGTAGTAGCGCACGGGACTGCCCTGAGCGCCGCTTTCCTTGATGTAGAGCCCGGTCGGGCGCGTCGGATCGACCATGACCGCGCTGACGTCCACCCCCGCCGCCGCGATCTCGCGCACCAGCGCGCGGCCGAACGGATCGTCCCCGACGGCACTCACCCAGGCACTGGCGAAACCCAGCGCCGGGAGATGGCAGGCGACGTTCGACTCGGCCCCGCCGATGGTCCGTACCCACTTCCGTACCTCGTCGGGCGGCCCGGATTCGGCCGGTACGAACAAGGCCATCGACTCCCCGATGCACAAAACGTGGGGCGCGCTTGTCACCTTCGCGTCTCCTAGTCGTCACGCCGTTGACCTCTAGCGGACCGGATGCTACACCTATCCCACGCAATATGCGCAACGTCCGTTGCAACATACGCAACCGAGGTGAACCCCATGTTCGAAGCCGGCACCATCGATTCCGCCGCGGTCGCGGCCGTCCGGGAGGAACGCGTCGACTGGCGCTTCCGCTCGGTCGCGCCTTCGCTGTCCGGTCTCACGATCGGCGAAGCCGCCTCTCGCGGCGCGAAGCTGTTCGACGACGGCTTCCTCGGCCCGTTCGTGGTCCTCGACGAAGAGGCCGTCGAGCACAACCTGCGCACGATGGCCGACTGGTGCGCCACGCGTGGTGTCGCGCTGGCGCCGCACGGCAAGACGACGATGGCGCCGCAGCTGTTCGAGCGGCAGCTCCAGCACGGTTCCTGGGGCATCACCTGCGCGAACGCCGGGCACCTGCGCATCTACCGGGCGTTCGGGGTCTCCCGGATCCTGCTGGCGAACCAGCTGCTCGACCCGTCCGGGCTGAAGTGGCTCGCCGCGGAACTCGACGCCGACGACGACTTCGAGTTCGTCTGCTGGGTCGACTCGGTCCGCGGTGTCGAGCTGATGACCGAAGCCCTGCGCGGGGCCCGCCGCAAGGTGGACGTCCTCGTCGAACTGGGTGCCGAGGGTGGCCGCACCGGTGTCCGCGACACCGGAACCGCGCTCGCCGTGGCCGAAGCCGCCCACGCGAGCCCGGCCCTGCGGCTACGCGGATCCGGCGGCTACGAGGGCGCGCTCTCCCACCATACCGACGAGAAGTCGCTGCAGCTGATCAGTTCCTATGTGGACGGTCTGCGCGAACTCGTCTTCGCCTTCCACGACAAGGGCCTGCTCGACGACGCCGGTCAGATCATCGTCACCGGCGGCGGCAGCGCGTACTTCGACCGCGTCGCCGACGAACTCACCAAGGACTGGGGCGGCCTGGACGTCCTGCCGATCCTGCGCAGCGGCGCGTACGTGACCCACGACGACGGCTTCTACCGTGTGATCTCCCCGCTGGGCGAGCATCCGCGCATCGGCGGCGTCGCCTCGTTCCGTCCCGCGCTGCGCGCCTGGGCGCAGGTCACGTCGAAGCCGACGGACGAACTCGCCCTGCTCACCATCGGCAAACGGGACGCCTCCTTCGACGAAGGCATGCCCGAACCGCGCCTGATCCGCAAAGGCGACGGACAGGCGTCCGCGCTCGAAGGTCATTCCATCCAGAAGATGAACGACCAGCACGCCTTCCTCACCCTGCCCGCGTCGTCCCCGGTCGAGGTCGGCGACTGGATCGCCCTCGGTCTGTCCCATCCCTGCACCGTCTTCGACAAGTGGCCCCTCATCCCGGTCGTCGGCCCCGACGGCGAGACCGTGCTCGATTTCGTCCGCACGCATTTCTGATCCGTCCTCCACCGCCGCAGAGGAAGAATCATCATGGACATCGTTGTCCGCTCCGCACTGGTCGCCGACGGCACCGGGGATCCGCTCACCAGGCACGACGTGGGCATCTCCGGTGGCAGGATCGCCAGTGTCGCCGAACCCGGCTCGCTCGCGGGCCGCCGCACCATCGACGCCGAAGGACTCGTGCTCGCGCCAGGGTTCATCGACATGCACTCGCATTCCGATCTCCAGCTGCTCGCCAATCCGGATCACATCGCGAAGCTCTCCCAAGGCGTCACCACCGAGGTCCTCGGACAGGACGGGCTCTCCTACGCGCCCGTGAACGACGACGTCCTCGCGTCACTGCGCCAGCAGCTCGCCGGGTGGAACGACGACCCGGCAGGCTTCGACTGGAACTGGCGCTCGGTCGGCGAGTACCTCGACCGGCTCGACGCCGGGGTCGCGGTCAACGCGGCCTACCTGGTGCCGCAGGGCACCGTCCGCATGCTCACCGTCGGCTGGGAAGACCGGCCAGCCACCGAGGCCGAGATGAACGCGATGAAGGAACTCATCGCGACCGGTCTCGCCGAGGGCGCGATGGGCATGTCGTCCGGGCTCACCTACACACCGGGCATGTACGCGACGACCGAAGAACTCGTCGAGCTGTGCCGGGTCGTCGGCGAACGCGGTGGTTTCTACAGCCCGCACCACCGCAGCTACGGCAAGGGCGCGCTGGAGGCGTTCGGCGAGATGGTCGACGTCTCCCGCCGCTCCGGCTGCCCGCTGCACCTCGCGCACGCCACGATGAACTTCTCGGTGAACAAGGGCAAGGCGGGAAATCTGCTGGAGCTGCTCGACCAGGCACTCGACGACGGCTGCGACATCACGCTCGACACCTATCCCTACCTTCCCGGCGCCACCTACCTTTCCGCGCTGCTCCCGAGCTGGTCCACCGAAGGCGGGCTCGACGCCACCCTGGCCCGGCTGTCCGATGTGGACACCCGCGAACGGATCCGCGCCGAGATCGAGGAGACCGGCTCGGACGGCGCGCACGGCGTGCCGATCGACTGGGAGGCCATCGAGATCAACGGTGTCCGCCGGGACGAGAACTCCCACCTCGTCGGGCATTCCGTGGCCGCGTCGGCTCAGCGAGCCGGGAAGCCGGCCGCGGAGCTGTACTTCGACGTCCTGCTGTCGGAGAAGCTCGGCACGTCCTGCCTGATGCACGTCGGGCACGAGGAGAACGTCCAGGCGATCATGCGGCACCGGACGCACACCGGGGGCAGTGACGGCCTCCTCGTCGGCGCGCGGCCGCATCCGCGTGCCTGGGGAACGTTCCCGCGCTACCTCGCGCGCTACGTCCGCGAGCTCGGCGTCCTGGACCTCGCCGAATGCGTCTCCCACCTCACCGGCCGCGCGGCGCAGCGCCTGCGGCTGACCGACCGGGGTCTCGTCCGCGCCGGATACGCGGCCGACCTCGTGCTGTTCGACCCGGAAACCGTCGCCGACACCGCCACGTTCGACGAGCCGCGGCAGCAGGCCGCCGGTATCCCCCATGTCTTCGTCAACGGTGTCGCCGCCATCGACGATGGTCAACCGACCGGCGCCCTCGCCGGCCATTCACTGCGGAACCCCTGGAGTGCCCGATGATCGACTGGCTCCAACATTCGACGGGAGGTCTCCTGACCCTCGCCGCCGTCTCGATCGCGGTGTTGTTGTTCCTCATCATCAAAGTCAAACTCGAGCCCTTCATCGCGCTGATCGTGGTCGGCCTGCTGACCGCGCTGGCCGCGGGCCTGCCGGTCGGGCAGATCGTCGGCTCCGCGCAGAAGGCATCGGATTCCTTGCTGGAGAAGGGTTTCGGCGGGATTCTCGGCCATATCGCCGCGATCATCGGGCTCGGCACCATCCTCGGGTCCATTTTGGAGCGTTCCGGCGGGGCGAAGGTGCTCACCGGCGCGCTGCTACGGGCGATCGGCGAGAAACGGGCCCCGCTGGCGATGGGTCTCGCGGGCTTCGTCTTCGGCATCCCGGTCTTCTTCGACATCGGCATCTTCGTGCTGGCACCGCTGGTCTACGTCGCCGCCAAACAGGGCGGCCGTTCGCTGGTGCTGTACGCGTTGCCCCTGCTCGCCGGTCTCTCGATCACGCACGCGTTCCTTCCGCCGCACCCCGGCCCGGTGACCGCGGCGGGCCTGCTGCACGTGGAACTCGGCTGGATCATCCTGATGGGCCTGGTCTGCGGTATCCCGGCGTTCCTCATCGGCGGCGTGGCGTACTCGACCTGGATCGGCAAGCGCATCGACGTGCCGGTTCCCGCGGAATTCCTCGTCGCCGAGGAAGAGGGTGAGAAGGAGGAGAACCCGCCGTCGCTCAAGCTGGTGGTGGCGATCATCGCGGTCCCGCTGGTGCTGATCCTCGCCGGGACCTTCGGCAGCATCTGGCTTCCCAAGAACTCCGCGCCCGCCGGTGTCGCCGCGTTCATCGGTACCCCGGCGGTCGCGCTGACGATCTCGGTGCTGCTCGCGTCGT
This window encodes:
- a CDS encoding N-acyl-D-amino-acid deacylase family protein, translated to MDIVVRSALVADGTGDPLTRHDVGISGGRIASVAEPGSLAGRRTIDAEGLVLAPGFIDMHSHSDLQLLANPDHIAKLSQGVTTEVLGQDGLSYAPVNDDVLASLRQQLAGWNDDPAGFDWNWRSVGEYLDRLDAGVAVNAAYLVPQGTVRMLTVGWEDRPATEAEMNAMKELIATGLAEGAMGMSSGLTYTPGMYATTEELVELCRVVGERGGFYSPHHRSYGKGALEAFGEMVDVSRRSGCPLHLAHATMNFSVNKGKAGNLLELLDQALDDGCDITLDTYPYLPGATYLSALLPSWSTEGGLDATLARLSDVDTRERIRAEIEETGSDGAHGVPIDWEAIEINGVRRDENSHLVGHSVAASAQRAGKPAAELYFDVLLSEKLGTSCLMHVGHEENVQAIMRHRTHTGGSDGLLVGARPHPRAWGTFPRYLARYVRELGVLDLAECVSHLTGRAAQRLRLTDRGLVRAGYAADLVLFDPETVADTATFDEPRQQAAGIPHVFVNGVAAIDDGQPTGALAGHSLRNPWSAR
- a CDS encoding sugar kinase, whose protein sequence is MALFVPAESGPPDEVRKWVRTIGGAESNVACHLPALGFASAWVSAVGDDPFGRALVREIAAAGVDVSAVMVDPTRPTGLYIKESGAQGSPVRYYRKGSAASGMDAGLLGKLDLDGVRVIHLSGITPALSDGCLDLVRALMERPRGDTLVSFDVNFRPALWTGRDPSILAELAARADIVLAGEDEAERVWGTGDPERLRAALPGPKTLVVKHGERGVTLIDGDAAPLFSPALQVDVVEPVGAGDAFAAGFLAATLRGDAPATRLRRGHLQAAATLLTHDDVGTPLPESVVETLLGADEAAWAAAKLTDKGLVGG
- a CDS encoding amino acid deaminase; the protein is MFEAGTIDSAAVAAVREERVDWRFRSVAPSLSGLTIGEAASRGAKLFDDGFLGPFVVLDEEAVEHNLRTMADWCATRGVALAPHGKTTMAPQLFERQLQHGSWGITCANAGHLRIYRAFGVSRILLANQLLDPSGLKWLAAELDADDDFEFVCWVDSVRGVELMTEALRGARRKVDVLVELGAEGGRTGVRDTGTALAVAEAAHASPALRLRGSGGYEGALSHHTDEKSLQLISSYVDGLRELVFAFHDKGLLDDAGQIIVTGGGSAYFDRVADELTKDWGGLDVLPILRSGAYVTHDDGFYRVISPLGEHPRIGGVASFRPALRAWAQVTSKPTDELALLTIGKRDASFDEGMPEPRLIRKGDGQASALEGHSIQKMNDQHAFLTLPASSPVEVGDWIALGLSHPCTVFDKWPLIPVVGPDGETVLDFVRTHF
- a CDS encoding GntP family permease — encoded protein: MIDWLQHSTGGLLTLAAVSIAVLLFLIIKVKLEPFIALIVVGLLTALAAGLPVGQIVGSAQKASDSLLEKGFGGILGHIAAIIGLGTILGSILERSGGAKVLTGALLRAIGEKRAPLAMGLAGFVFGIPVFFDIGIFVLAPLVYVAAKQGGRSLVLYALPLLAGLSITHAFLPPHPGPVTAAGLLHVELGWIILMGLVCGIPAFLIGGVAYSTWIGKRIDVPVPAEFLVAEEEGEKEENPPSLKLVVAIIAVPLVLILAGTFGSIWLPKNSAPAGVAAFIGTPAVALTISVLLASWLLGLRRGLTGKDLSELSAKSLRPVAMILLVVGAGAFFGAVLSATGIGKAVAGSLDNAGLPVILAAYVISCGMRIAQGSATVAIVTTSGIVAPTVATLGYSQIQLALLVVAISAGSIIASHVNDGGFWIISRYFNMTVPQTLKTWTVLETVLSVSGFGVAALLMAVV